From the genome of Triticum aestivum cultivar Chinese Spring chromosome 3B, IWGSC CS RefSeq v2.1, whole genome shotgun sequence, one region includes:
- the LOC123072182 gene encoding uncharacterized protein isoform X2 has translation MQQQDLRPLQQQPSPRNSRRAKVVVRTPRLRCSCADRTAGLACEQRCGLTATEVPFLFSAHARVGSLELVREEELAFLSLVATCVGGSMGRWSSFDGLIFGRWTSFVGCRTVLLLAGRVIVGFGSFDWWSMGRISDELPLVFWACGLDFVRACGTPRNGFRTRRGDRTRWSNHHDVRSPFNSRDMRNPQSKSTEQTTAADVPPGVHTTLSEWRSLNRPMVIAHMMLQARWRGQMLPTMLTIYTQVVQGSPLERMILEQPDDNRTSSFLYNEASLPAPSNLTQDYGTDVAQSANVAVHAHGRDALEVLPLSDATSEHITTGSVMKKT, from the exons ATGCAG CAACAGGATCTCCGTCCTTTGCAGCAACAGCCGTCGCCTCGCAACAGCCGTCGAGCGAAGGTTGTGGTTCGGACGCCGAGGTTGCGGTGCAGTTGTGCTGATCGCACAGCTGGCCTCGCATGTGAACAACGATGTGGACTGACGGCGACTGAAGTGCCGTTTCTCTTCTCGGCGCATGCGCGGGTCGGGTCGTTGGAGCTCGTACGCGAGGAAGAACTGGCGTTTCTGTCCTTGGTGGCGACGTGCGTTGGCGGGTCGATGGGTCGATGGAGCTCATTCGATGGTTTGATTTTTGGTCGATGGACCTCGTTCGTGGGTTGCCGAACTGTTTTGCTGTTGGCTGGGCGTGTGATCGTGGGGTTTGGTTCGTTTGACTGGTGGTCCATGGGCCGAATATCGGATGAGTTGCCCTTGGTTTTTTGGGCTTGCGGGTTGGATTTTGTGCGGGCGTGTGGGACACCGCGCAATGGCTTTCGTACGAGGCGGGGGGATCGAACGAggtggtcgaaccatcacgacgttcgatccccctttaatagtagagatatgaGGAATCCACAAAGCAAGTCAACGGAACAGACAACAGCGGCGGATGTACCTCCAG GAGTCCATACTACTTTGTCGGAATGGAGATCCTTGAACAGACCGATGGTGATAGCACATATGATGCTCCAG GCCCGATGGAGGGGACAAATGTTGCCGACGATGTTGACAATATATACCCAAGTGGTCCAG GGGTCTCCGTTGGAACGGATGATACTTGAACAGCCCGATG ACAACCGTACAAGTTCATTCCTATATAATGAAGCTTCGTTGCCGGCTCCGAGTAATCTGACACAGGATTATGGGACAGATGTAGCACAAAGTGCAAATG TTGCTGTACATGCTCATGGTCGTGATGCCTTAGAGGTTTTACCTCTGTCGGATGCAACATCCGAACACATAACAACAGGATCTGTCATGAAAAAAACATAA
- the LOC123072182 gene encoding uncharacterized protein isoform X1, with protein sequence MQQQDLRPLQQQPSPRNSRRAKVVVRTPRLRCSCADRTAGLACEQRCGLTATEVPFLFSAHARVGSLELVREEELAFLSLVATCVGGSMGRWSSFDGLIFGRWTSFVGCRTVLLLAGRVIVGFGSFDWWSMGRISDELPLVFWACGLDFVRACGTPRNGFRTRRGDRTRWSNHHDVRSPFNSRDMRNPQSKSTEQTTAADVPPGVHTTLSEWRSLNRPMVIAHMMLQARWRGQMLPTMLTIYTQVVQGSPLERMILEQPDGVNTYNRTSSFLYNEASLPAPSNLTQDYGTDVAQSANVAVHAHGRDALEVLPLSDATSEHITTGSVMKKT encoded by the exons ATGCAG CAACAGGATCTCCGTCCTTTGCAGCAACAGCCGTCGCCTCGCAACAGCCGTCGAGCGAAGGTTGTGGTTCGGACGCCGAGGTTGCGGTGCAGTTGTGCTGATCGCACAGCTGGCCTCGCATGTGAACAACGATGTGGACTGACGGCGACTGAAGTGCCGTTTCTCTTCTCGGCGCATGCGCGGGTCGGGTCGTTGGAGCTCGTACGCGAGGAAGAACTGGCGTTTCTGTCCTTGGTGGCGACGTGCGTTGGCGGGTCGATGGGTCGATGGAGCTCATTCGATGGTTTGATTTTTGGTCGATGGACCTCGTTCGTGGGTTGCCGAACTGTTTTGCTGTTGGCTGGGCGTGTGATCGTGGGGTTTGGTTCGTTTGACTGGTGGTCCATGGGCCGAATATCGGATGAGTTGCCCTTGGTTTTTTGGGCTTGCGGGTTGGATTTTGTGCGGGCGTGTGGGACACCGCGCAATGGCTTTCGTACGAGGCGGGGGGATCGAACGAggtggtcgaaccatcacgacgttcgatccccctttaatagtagagatatgaGGAATCCACAAAGCAAGTCAACGGAACAGACAACAGCGGCGGATGTACCTCCAG GAGTCCATACTACTTTGTCGGAATGGAGATCCTTGAACAGACCGATGGTGATAGCACATATGATGCTCCAG GCCCGATGGAGGGGACAAATGTTGCCGACGATGTTGACAATATATACCCAAGTGGTCCAG GGGTCTCCGTTGGAACGGATGATACTTGAACAGCCCGATGGTGTTAACACAT ACAACCGTACAAGTTCATTCCTATATAATGAAGCTTCGTTGCCGGCTCCGAGTAATCTGACACAGGATTATGGGACAGATGTAGCACAAAGTGCAAATG TTGCTGTACATGCTCATGGTCGTGATGCCTTAGAGGTTTTACCTCTGTCGGATGCAACATCCGAACACATAACAACAGGATCTGTCATGAAAAAAACATAA